In Lycium ferocissimum isolate CSIRO_LF1 unplaced genomic scaffold, AGI_CSIRO_Lferr_CH_V1 ctg5163, whole genome shotgun sequence, one genomic interval encodes:
- the LOC132044738 gene encoding anther-specific protein BCP1, with the protein MARQMLVLALIFFAVFISMASAASHAPAASPNAVESPIDNIIGTLDGTVGGAAPVGGPAPEGAFANLSPESQSSGAATITPQLSTIATAVIYVVVASSFLF; encoded by the coding sequence ATGGCACGTCAAATGTTGGTTCTTGCTCTCATATTCTTTGCTGTCTTCATCAGCATGGCCTCTGCGGCATCCCATGCTCCGGCGGCTTCTCCAAATGCTGTGGAAAGCCCAATTGATAACATCATTGGCACCCTTGACGGAACTGTAGGAGGCGCTGCACCTGTTGGTGGACCAGCTCCTGAAGGTGCTTTCGCTAACCTTTCTCCAGAGTCACAATCTAGTGGTGCCGCCACCATTACCCCTCAGCTCTCCACCATTGCTACTGCCGTTAtctatgttgttgttgccaGTTCTTTCCTCTTCTAA